A genomic segment from Torulaspora globosa chromosome 3, complete sequence encodes:
- a CDS encoding uncharacterized protein (similar to TDEL0D03240), which translates to MTFSGLPVSEPADAAKFAKFQTLIDKYNHDKWAQMERFDPEFYRLCQERIPSAAELDSEPIDARLFVTKPGLLSDSEREIVNELTIDDLLRRQLSRELTAEQIARAYIKSAIVAQFATNCVMQFLIPSALKRAKELDEYLRVHGVLMGPMHGVPISLKEQMGYEGQPTTASYVSLIENVVKRSTVSNQIFYKMGAVYHARTSQPQTIMQLDTWNNITGRTRNPCCTRLSPGGSSGGESAMVAMHGSALGIGSDIGGSVRCPAAFTNLFGLKPTTKRLSSMNGVSGGKGQESIPSTEGPIARSIEELEHYMNVYVNQGKPWTYDPNSLPIPWDTAASAGPRPRIGVLFSDNLVTPYPAIKRAMTQIAKRLESSFDIVDLSDAWFTEQEMLSIYRTNISLYTADGNRSQLELLLPSGEPLLPLTEHFLNFGGGKELSIYENRKLNVLRDAARLAIFEKFFSREAPASLQLDFILSPANVAPAEIPGQSKYWGYTSLWNLTDYPNVVFPTTYKQDPQQDILISANSLKENEFEKMVWYKQDGTTIRYNPTAYTAAPVALQLTGMRFQDEKIVSAVKKISHILGITRR; encoded by the coding sequence ATGACGTTCTCCGGTCTACCAGTAAGCGAACCCGCTGACGCAGCTAAGTTTGCGAAGTTCCAAACTCTAATCGACAAGTATAATCACGACAAATGGGCTCAGATGGAACGGTTTGATCCCGAGTTTTACCGTCTATGCCAGGAAAGGATCCCCAGCGCAGCGGAACTGGACTCGGAGCCCATAGACGCACGCTTATTTGTCACTAAGCCGGGACTCTTGAGTGACTCAGAGCGGGAGATTGTAAACGAACTCACCATCGATGATCTACTGCGCAGGCAATTGTCAAGAGAGCTGACCGCTGAGCAAATCGCAAGAGCCTATATCAAATCGGCCATTGTCGCCCAATTCGCGACAAATTGTGTGATGCAGTTTCTGATTCCCAGCGCTTTGAAGAGGGCTAAGGAGCTGGATGAGTACTTGAGGGTGCACGGCGTGCTGATGGGGCCTATGCATGGCGTTCCGATCTCCCTGAAAGAGCAGATGGGATACGAGGGACAGCCCACTACGGCGTCGTATGTCTCGCTGATCGAGAACGTCGTCAAGAGGAGCACGGTATCGAACCAGATTTTCTACAAGATGGGAGCCGTGTACCACGCGCGCACTAGCCAACCTCAGACGATTATGCAGCTCGACACCTGGAACAATATCACTGGAAGGACAAGAAACCCATGTTGCACTAGGCTCTCGCCCGGCGGGTCCTCCGGCGGCGAGTCTGCTATGGTGGCCATGCACGGTTCTGCCCTAGGAATTGGCAGCGATATTGGCGGTAGCGTCCGCTGTCCAGCGGCATTCACCAACCTGTTTGGACTCAAACCAACCACCAAGAGACTCTCTTCGATGAACGGTGTGTCGGGCGGGAAGGGACAAGAGTCGATCCCCTCGACAGAGGGCCCCATTGCCAGGTCCATCGAAGAACTCGAACACTACATGAACGTGTACGTCAACCAGGGCAAACCATGGACGTACGACCCCAACAGCTTGCCCATCCCATGGGACACCGCCGCGAGCGCGGGACCAAGACCCCGTATCGGAGTGCTCTTTAGCGACAACCTCGTGACCCCGTACCCTGCCATCAAGCGTGCCATGACACAGATCGCCAAGCGTCTCGAGTCCAGCTTCGACATCGTCGATCTCTCAGACGCCTGGTTCACCGAACAGGAAATGCTCTCCATCTACCGCACCAACATCTCCCTCTACACCGCCGACGGCAACAGATCCCAACTCGAACTCCTTCTCCCCAGTGGCGAGCCCCTTCTGCCCCTCACCGAGCATTTCCTCAACTTTGGCGGCGGCAAGGAACTGTCCATCTACGAGAACCGCAAACTCAACGTCCTCAGAGACGCTGCTAGACTAGCCATCTTCGAAAAATTCTTCTCCCGCGAAGCGCCAGCCAGTCTCCAACTGGACTTCATCCTCTCGCCGGCCAACGTCGCCCCCGCAGAGATCCCAGGCCAGAGCAAGTACTGGGGCTACACCTCGCTCTGGAACCTGACTGACTACCCAAACGTCGTCTTTCCCACCACCTACAAGCAGGACCCCCAACAGGACATTCTTATCTCCGCGAACTCCCTCAAGGAAAACGAGTTTGAAAAAATGGTCTGGTATAAGCAAGACGGTACCACCATCAGATACAACCCTACTGCCTACACTGCTGCTCCGGTAGCATTGCAGCTCACCGGTATGCGGTTCCAGGACGAGAAAATCGTCTCCGCAGTTAAGAAGATCTCCCACATCCTCGGTATCACTAGAAGATAG
- the CDC34 gene encoding SCF E2 ubiquitin-protein ligase catalytic subunit CDC34 (ancestral locus Anc_3.301), which yields MSNRKSTAASLLLRQYRELTDPKKAIPSFHIELDDDSNIFVWDIGVMVLNEESIYHGGYFKAQMRFPEDFPFSPPQFRFTPAIYHPNVYRDGRLCISILHQSGDPMTDEPDAETWSPVQTVESVLISIVSLLEDPNISSPANVDAAVDYRKNPDKYKQRVKMEVERSKQDIPQGFVMPTSDAAYVSQLGKREEPEEARDMADNFWYDSDLDDDDNVTGDMNDDSFSYDDDDVYNYRGRRGQDDDEDIGFEDDDDSMDNDSVMDSKKPHKTEDESEDLEEVEKVGKR from the coding sequence ATGAGCAACCGCAAGAGTACCGCTGCTAGTTTGTTGTTGCGACAATACAGGGAGCTGACTGATCCAAAGAAGGCTATCCCATCGTTTCACATAGAATTGGACGATGATTCGAATATATTTGTGTGGGATATCGGAGTTATGGTGCTGAATGAGGAGTCTATCTACCATGGGGGTTATTTCAAGGCACAGATGCGGTTTCCCGAGGATTTCCCATTCTCACCGCCACAATTCAGGTTCACGCCTGCTATCTACCATCCCAACGTTTATCGAGATGGTCGGTTGTGTATCTCGATCCTACATCAAAGCGGAGATCCCATGACCGATGAACCCGATGCTGAAACGTGGTCGCCGGTGCAGACTGTGGAGAGTGTTTTGATCTCGATAGTGTCGCTACTGGAAGATCCCAACATATCGTCTCCCGCCAACGTCGACGCGGCGGTGGACTACCGTAAGAACCCCGACAAGTACAAGCAGCGGGTAAAGATGGAGGTGGAGAGGTCGAAACAGGACATACCTCAAGGGTTTGTGATGCCCACGTCGGATGCAGCCTATGTGTCGCAGCTGGGCAAGCGAGAAGAACCGGAGGAAGCAAGAGACATGGCAGACAACTTTTGGTACGACAGCGATCtggacgacgacgacaacGTGACGGGGGACATGAACGACGACTCCTTCTCAtacgacgacgacgatgTTTATAACTACCGCGGCCGCAGAGGCCaggacgacgacgaggacaTAGGGTTcgaagacgacgacgatAGCATGGATAACGACAGTGTCATGGATAGCAAGAAACCGCACAAGACAGAGGACGAAAGTGAAGATTTGGAGGAAGTGGAGAAGGTAGGTAAGAGATAG
- the ECM33 gene encoding Ecm33p (ancestral locus Anc_3.302), with amino-acid sequence MLYILTSASFGSLEEVDTIDFLTLPAISTFTTNLKHANFIRISDTALETVNAFTSLQEVAVFNINNNRGLTNLKSDLETVSQALEFSSNGNDANVTFDSLLWANNITLRDVDSASFASLTAVNASMGLINNSISSLNLSNLSSVGGSFAVISNDQLTEIDCSNLTTVGGGFVVANNTNLKQIDGFDKLSTVGGALVVTGNFTELDLSSLKSVKGGAQVDTSSGNFSCDALKSLSSKGAIAGDSFVCKNGATSTSIKLSSSSSSSGSHSSTASSSGNNNAVSTSTGTSSSSSSKSAKGAAPAEYAPAGSILGVFAAVAVALL; translated from the coding sequence ATGCTGTACATCCTAACATCCGCGTCTTTTGGATCTCTGGAAGAAGTTGACACTATTGACTTCCTCACGTTGCCAGCTATCTCCACTTTCACCACCAATTTGAAGCATGCTAACTTCATTCGCATCTCTGACACTGCTTTGGAGACCGTTAACGCTTTCACTTCTTTGCAAGAGGTTGCTGTCTTCAAtatcaacaacaacagAGGTTTGACCAATTTGAAATCCGATTTGGAGACTGTTTCTCAGGCTTTGGAATTTTCTTCCAACGGTAACGACGCCAATGTCACTTTTGACAGCCTGCTCTGGGCTAACAACATCACTTTGAGAGATGTTGACTCTGCCTCTTTCGCCAGTTTGACTGCTGTTAACGCTTCCATGGGTTTGATTAACAACAGTATCtcctctttgaacttgtcTAACTTGTCATCTGTTGGTGGCTCATTCGCTGTGATCTCTAACGATCAGTTGACCGAGATTGACTGCAGCAACTTGACCACCGTTGGTGGTGGTTTCGTTGTCGCTAACAACACAAACTTGAAGCAAATTGACGGTTTCGACAAGTTGAGTACCGTCGGTGGTGCTCTTGTTGTCACTGGTAACTTTACTGAGTTGGATTTGTCTTCCTTGAAGTCTGTCAAGGGTGGTGCTCAAGTTGACACCTCTTCTGGTAACTTCTCCTGTGACgctttgaagtctttgtCAAGCAAGGGTGCTATTGCCGGTGATTCCTTCGTTTGTAAGAACGGTGCTACTTCCACTTCCATTAAgttgtcttcttcctcctccagCTCTGGTTCTCACAGCTCAACTGCTTCGAGTTCCGGTAACAACAACGCTGTCTCTACCAGCACTGGTACCTCTTCTAGTTCTTCCTCCAAATCCGCTAAGGGTGCCGCTCCTGCAGAATACGCTCCAGCTGGTTCTATCTTGGGTGTCTTCGCAGCTGTTGCCGTTGCCTTGTTGTAA
- the SLM4 gene encoding Slm4p (ancestral locus Anc_3.300): protein MWVCLCVFVCVRRLSRNMSVPRRKKPSGSLQAFYTASSNSSNESGHKDAVTMVIQSRNVRELLQTLLKPVRIDAVSFTTSPLQSAVLLASTNGSVISFASSDTTKQDNHSVNNLKMMSLLIRDKWSVDESLANDRSSPVETRYRHKIESEEDGKLFSDIYTYEIEDLHACVAQIPQSELLLLFIAETGYPYGLLKLKMQKALLAFKDMYGYKLG, encoded by the coding sequence ATGTGGGTATGCCTGTGTGTGTTTGTCTGCGTACGTAGGTTATCTAGAAATATGTCTGTTCCTCGCCGTAAGAAGCCCTCGGGGTCCTTACAAGCTTTCTACACAGCAAGCtcgaactcatcgaatGAGTCTGGACATAAAGACGCGGTAACCATGGTCATTCAGTCGCGCAATGTAAGGGAACTGCTGCAGACGCTTCTCAAGCCCGTTCGAATCGATGCAGTTTCGTTCACGACCAGCCCTTTGCAATCGGCAGTGCTGCTGGCAAGCACAAATGGCTCCGTGATCTCATtcgccagcagcgacaCCACCAAGCAGGACAACCATTCGGTTAACAAcctgaagatgatgagtCTGCTGATCAGGGACAAGTGGTCTGTCGACGAGTCGCTGGCAAACGATCGGTCATCGCCAGTCGAAACCCGCTACAGACACAAGATAGAATCTGAAGAGGATGGCAAACTCTTCTCCGACATCTACACCTACGAGATTGAGGACCTGCATGCCTGCGTAGCCCAGATACCGCAAAGCgagctgcttctgctgttCATTGCGGAGACCGGCTACCCGTACGGGCTGCTCAAGCTCAAGATGCAAAAGGCATTACTCGCATTCAAGGATATGTACGGCTACAAGCTTGGTTAG
- the DBF4 gene encoding protein serine/threonine kinase activating protein DBF4 (ancestral locus Anc_3.299), protein MARSPLKETDTNLQQRPTAHVIEDGIIRGGVTTKKRTLERIELQERKKSKAERARSIEGAVKVSKSTAVRNIEPKVTPSELLEWQNNWKRIMKRESRIYFDSAEENESGKQKGKMDRKRELLKSGFLSLGAQITQFFDCTVTIVITRRPLENIHLLPESDILSRAKKGYMKVWGYEKAFRFLKNLDVDLDNLESKKGDLGAPSLSNLLQSEKLYGPTDRDPRTRRDDIHYFKYAYVYMFDLWQTWAPIIALEWKPQELKETKKLPYPVLKIGTFGRCPFIGDASCDESSYRRVMKRYARDKANKSYALKLRRLYQFNAQPCARQQDLIFIPHTCLDSKRCFEKWKKSIAEGPKEESSTSDVPLRKESPHFMESRQEPSEKTLELKQDTRKGALTMMGLSREETEEFPDDLCQSNKKKSRISQEIKASGVHQSNDVATSFGNGLGPTTASVMNKNLKTLSRLVVDRRLGAKTNHAAPCLAPPQANASPSQMQLSNANDEQVSARKKKKIEVLAPANAPQTVKKEAVKNAGYCENCRVKYEHLDDHITTEKHQTFAQNDYNFELIDSLIEKLKFQF, encoded by the coding sequence ATGGCACGATCTCCTTTGAAAGAGACCGATACTAATCTGCAACAAAGACCGACGGCACACGTCATTGAGGATGGCATTATTCGGGGCGGTGTAACcaccaagaagaggacTCTGGAGAGgattgagcttcaagaacgTAAGAAAAGTAAGGCGGAACGTGCAAGGTCGATTGAGGGCGCCGTGAAGGTTAGTAAGAGCACGGCAGTGAGGAATATAGAGCCCAAAGTGACTCCAAGCGAGCTGTTGGAATGGCAGAATAATTGGAAACGAATTATGAAGCGAGAGTCTCGCATATATTTTGACAGCGCCGAGGAGAATGAGTCCGGAAAGCAGAAGGGCAAGATGGACAGGAAAAGagagctgttgaagagcgGGTTTCTGTCGTTGGGCGCCCAGATTACTCAATTCTTCGATTGCACGGTGACTATAGTTATAACCAGGCGACCTCTGGAGAACATACATCTTTTGCCTGAATCGGACATCCTGTCCAGAGCCAAGAAGGGCTATATGAAGGTTTGGGGTTACGAGAAAGCATTCAGGTTTCTCAAGAACTTGGACGTGGACCTCGATAATTTAGAGAGCAAAAAGGGTGATCTGGGTGCACCAAGCTTGTCGAACTTGCTTCAGAGCGAAAAGCTGTACGGTCCCACAGACAGGGATCCGAGGACGCGTAGGGATGATATCCATTATTTCAAGTACGCCTACGTCTATATGTTCGACTTATGGCAAACATGGGCGCCTATAATAGCACTGGAGTGGAAACCGCAAGAGTTGAAGGAGACAAAGAAGCTGCCATATCCGGTCTTGAAGATAGGCACTTTTGGGAGGTGTCCTTTTATAGGTGATGCTTCATGCGACGAGAGTTCGTACAGAAGAGTTATGAAAAGGTATGCTCGTGATAAAGCGAACAAGAGTTACGCTCTCAAGTTACGTCGATTGTACCAGTTCAACGCTCAACCTTGTGCACGACAGCAggatttgatcttcatACCTCACACCTGTTTGGACTCTAAACGTTGTTTCgagaaatggaagaaaagTATTGCTGAAGGGCCGAAGGAGGAGTCGTCGACGTCAGATGTCCCTCTCAGGAAAGAATCACCGCACTTCATGGAAAGCCGACAAGAACCCTCGGAAAAGACACTGGAGCTGAAGCAAGACACGAGGAAGGGTGCGTTAACAATGATGGGACTATCCagagaagagacagaagaaTTTCCTGATGACTTGTGTCAAAGtaacaagaagaaatcaagGATTAGCCAGGAGATCAAGGCAAGCGGGGTACACCAATCTAATGACGTGGCAACTTCCTTTGGAAACGGTCTCGGACCAACGACTGCTAGTGTGATGAACAAAAACTTGAAAACGCTGAGCAGATTGGTTGTCGATAGAAGACTAGGTGCGAAAACTAACCATGCCGCGCCTTGTCTGGCCCCGCCCCAGGCAAACGCGTCACCATCACAGATGCAGTTGAGCAATGCAAATGATGAGCAAGTTTCAGCtaggaagaagaagaaaatagaAGTGTTGGCGCCAGCAAACGCGCCGCAGACcgtcaagaaagaagctgtGAAAAATGCTGGGTACTGTGAAAATTGCAGGGTCAAATATGAGCATTTAGATGATCACATTACCACAGAAAAGCACCAAACATTTGCGCAAAACGACTACAATTTCGAACTGATTGACTCGTTAATTGAAAAACTCAAATTTCAATTTTAA